The Papaver somniferum cultivar HN1 chromosome 3, ASM357369v1, whole genome shotgun sequence genome includes a region encoding these proteins:
- the LOC113358463 gene encoding mitochondrial inner membrane protein OXA1-like has product MACRRSISTRVILFSKRLHPSFGYITHKDDDNKCQPPAIDPSRPTVSNPVQRKNTCMNNIFAGLGAFQRGGSSSFSFVPGIGSSFCSYSTGAIGGGSDKIEYIGDVTEILTETSAELAASQVPVVSEVSIAAADSFFSIAALQHLIDFNHSMTGFDWWASIAFTTLMIRLVTLPLSIHQLKASAKLSLMKPELEALKAEMQNMAMDPKLHAEGQRRMKALFKKHGVSPFTPMKGLLIQGPIMISFFLAINNMVEKVPSFKEGGVLWFTDLTTPDSLYIFPMLTALSFLLTVECNMQEGMEGNPNAGMMKNFSRLIAVVTVPFTMSFPKAIFCYWVTSNTFSLIYGLVIKRPQVRNVLGLPDLPPPSTTSTPQQSISELYKSFTAKQAPPALIAEPEKIPECKPTSSSVMSQRIRSLEKKVKGKKKNKKR; this is encoded by the exons ATGGCTTGCAGGAGGAGTATCTCCACAAGGGTCATCTTGTTCTCGAAGCGGTTGCACCCGTCTTTTGGATACATTACTCATAAGGATGATGATAACAAGTGCCAACCGCCTGCTATAGATCCATCTCGACCCACAGTTAGTAACCCCGTGCAACGTAAAAATACCTGTATGAACAATATATTTGCTGGGTTAGGGGCTTTCCAAAGGGGAGGATCTTCTTCCTTCTCGTTTGTTCCTGGAATTGGTTCCTCATTCTGTAGTTATTCTACTGGTGCAATTGGAGGAGGCTCAGATAAAATAGAGTACATTGGTGATGTTACTGAAATTCTAACAGAAACGAGTGCGGAACTTGCAGCATCTCAGGTCCCTGTTGTAAGTGAAGTTAGTATTGCAGCTGCCGATTCGTTCTTCTCTATAGCAGCATTACAACATCTGATTGATTTTAATCATTCTATGACTGGCTTTGATTG GTGGGCATCTATAGCATTTACAACACTTATGATTCGATTGGTCACACTTCCATTATCAATTCATCAGCTGAAAGCCTCTGCGAAACTTTCT TTGATGAAACCAGAGTTGGAAGCATTGAAAGCTGAGATGCAGAATATG GCAATGGATCCTAAACTTCATGCTGAAGGTCAGAGACGAATGAAGGCTCTGTTCAAAAA GCATGGCGTTAGTCCATTTACTCCGATGAAGGGTCTTTTAATCCAAGGTCCCATCATGATCAGTTTTTTCCTGGCT ATTAATAACATGGTAGAGAAAGTTCCATCTTTTAAAGAGGGTGGAGTACTTTGGTTTACTGACCTCACAACTCCAGATTCGTTATACATCTTTCCGATGTTGACAGCACTGTCCTTCTTGCTTACAGTTGAG TGCAATATGCAAGAGGGTATGGAAGGCAATCCTAATGCTGGCATGATGAAGAACTTCTCTAGGCTTATTGCTGTTGTTACAGTTCCCTTTACGATGAGTTTTCCCAAG GCAATATTCTGTTACTGGGTTACCTCCAACACCTTTTCACTTATCTATGGACTAG TTATTAAGCGTCCTCAGGTGAGAAATGTTCTCGGACTTCCTGATCTGCCCCCACCATCCACTACCTCTACCCCACAGCAATCGATTTCTGAACTCTACAAAAGTTTCACAGCTAAACAGGCACCTCCTGCATTAATCGCGGAGCCAGAAAAAATTCCTGAGTGCAAACCAACATCGTCTTCAGTAATGAGCCAGCGGATTAGAAGTTTAGAAAAAAAAGttaagggaaaaaagaaaaataagaagaggTGA